In the genome of Haemophilus pittmaniae, one region contains:
- the dmsD gene encoding Tat proofreading chaperone DmsD, which yields MVDLKNELPAEIALCGRLLGALLYYPPQDERLAPMRDFFQHTDWPAAWPFQQDQALLTEAAALLAKDPQDALDEQYQRLFIGPNALPAPPWGSVYLDKESVIFGDSLLELRAFMRQHGIHFETALDEPEDHIGLMLMLSAYLVENNPSLLPEFFSQHLLTWAPHQLSLLAAQQDCPFYAALALLAKQALNEWQQAYRLEVPERTFYR from the coding sequence ATGGTTGATTTAAAAAACGAATTACCGGCCGAAATTGCGCTCTGCGGACGTTTGTTAGGTGCATTATTATACTATCCACCGCAAGATGAACGCCTTGCGCCAATGCGTGATTTTTTCCAACACACTGATTGGCCTGCGGCTTGGCCTTTTCAACAGGATCAAGCACTGTTAACAGAAGCTGCTGCACTACTAGCAAAAGATCCTCAAGATGCACTTGATGAGCAATATCAACGCCTGTTTATTGGCCCGAATGCGCTACCTGCGCCGCCTTGGGGATCGGTTTATTTGGATAAGGAATCGGTGATTTTTGGCGATTCATTATTGGAATTACGCGCCTTTATGCGTCAGCACGGCATTCATTTTGAGACAGCCTTGGATGAACCGGAAGATCATATTGGACTGATGCTAATGCTAAGCGCCTACTTAGTAGAAAATAATCCTTCGCTGCTCCCAGAATTCTTCAGCCAACATCTGCTGACTTGGGCACCTCACCAATTAAGCTTACTGGCTGCACAACAGGATTGTCCATTTTATGCAGCGCTAGCATTGCTAGCCAAACAAGCACTCAATGAATGGCAGCAGGCATACCGACTTGAAGTTCCCGAACGGACCTTTTATCGCTAA
- the dacB gene encoding serine-type D-Ala-D-Ala carboxypeptidase: MIKFSSRSLQFSAALLGGLAFNAAADVDVSQYAKLLPEGASVGFIAENINQQKIIADNNGATFMLPASTQKVFTAVAAKLVLGDDFKFKTSLLTNGQIANGVLNGNLIVQFTGDPDLTSGQLYSLLAELSKQGINKINGDLILDTSVFASHDRGLGWIWNDLTMCFNSPPAAANIDNNCFYAELDANQPVGETVKINVPAQYPIQVFGQVYIADAQEAPYCQLDVVVHDNNRYQVKGCLARQAKPFGLSFAVQDTDAYAAAIIQRQLKRLNIEFNGTVKLPQKPQQGTLLAEHFSKPLPELLKKMMKKSDNQIADGLFRAIAYHYYKRPASFQLGTMAVKSVLQKQGIKFGNSILADGSGLSRHNLVAPKTLLSVLEYIAKNEDKLHLMETFPIAGVDGTISGRGGLINAPLVKNVIAKTGSLKGVYNLAGFMTNARGEKVAFVQFINGYSTGELESKTKRGPLVQFESGVYNALYKE, encoded by the coding sequence ATGATTAAATTTTCTTCACGTTCCTTACAATTTTCTGCCGCCCTACTTGGCGGACTCGCTTTTAATGCCGCTGCTGATGTCGATGTTTCCCAATATGCCAAATTATTACCGGAAGGGGCTTCCGTCGGCTTTATTGCAGAAAACATCAATCAACAAAAAATTATTGCCGACAATAATGGAGCTACCTTTATGTTGCCGGCCAGTACTCAAAAGGTATTTACGGCTGTCGCCGCCAAGTTGGTGTTGGGAGATGATTTTAAATTCAAAACCTCCCTACTAACCAATGGCCAAATCGCCAACGGCGTATTAAATGGTAATCTCATTGTACAATTCACCGGCGATCCTGATCTCACCAGTGGCCAGCTGTATAGCCTATTGGCCGAATTATCCAAACAGGGAATCAATAAAATCAACGGTGATCTGATCCTAGATACCTCCGTATTCGCTAGCCATGACCGCGGTTTGGGTTGGATTTGGAACGATCTGACTATGTGTTTTAATTCTCCGCCGGCAGCCGCAAATATCGACAATAACTGTTTCTATGCGGAATTGGATGCGAATCAACCGGTCGGAGAAACCGTCAAAATCAATGTGCCGGCTCAATACCCAATTCAAGTATTCGGCCAAGTTTATATTGCCGATGCTCAGGAAGCGCCTTATTGCCAATTGGATGTTGTGGTGCATGACAACAATCGCTATCAGGTCAAAGGCTGCTTGGCTCGTCAAGCTAAACCCTTTGGCTTAAGTTTTGCGGTGCAGGATACCGATGCTTACGCTGCGGCAATTATTCAACGCCAATTGAAACGTTTGAATATCGAATTTAATGGCACCGTCAAACTGCCACAAAAACCGCAACAAGGCACCTTATTAGCCGAACATTTTTCCAAACCGTTGCCGGAATTACTGAAAAAAATGATGAAAAAATCCGACAACCAAATTGCTGACGGGCTATTCCGTGCCATCGCCTACCATTATTACAAACGCCCAGCGTCCTTCCAGCTTGGTACCATGGCGGTGAAATCGGTATTACAAAAACAAGGCATCAAATTTGGTAACAGTATTTTGGCCGATGGTTCCGGTTTATCCCGACATAATTTGGTGGCACCGAAAACCTTACTCTCGGTGCTCGAGTACATTGCTAAAAACGAAGACAAACTACATTTAATGGAAACCTTCCCGATTGCCGGGGTAGACGGTACTATCAGCGGCCGTGGCGGCTTGATCAACGCACCATTGGTAAAAAATGTTATCGCCAAAACCGGTTCTCTAAAAGGGGTTTACAACTTAGCCGGCTTTATGACTAACGCCCGCGGTGAAAAAGTCGCCTTCGTACAATTTATTAACGGCTACTCCACCGGTGAATTGGAAAGCAAAACCAAACGCGGCCCATTAGTACAATTTGAAAGCGGCGTATATAATGCCCTGTATAAGGAATAA